One window from the genome of Rickettsiella endosymbiont of Xylota segnis encodes:
- a CDS encoding pteridine reductase: MPDNSIVNNKVVLITGAAKRVGAAIAQHCHQQGMRLAIHYRESAQHASTLCASFNQQRKNSAIALKANLCDTDKLQGLIAQVLGEWGQLDVLINNASSFYPVPLAKVTSKEWEELMTSNLKAPFFLSQLAAPHLKQQKGCIINLVDIQARRPLKNYSVYCIAKAGLVMLTKSLAKELGPEIRVNAIAPGIVLWPDDETEFNEALREKIIARNALKRAGTPQDIAKTAVFLINHADFITGQIITVDGGRSLGY, from the coding sequence ATGCCAGATAATTCTATAGTAAACAATAAGGTAGTGCTAATAACTGGCGCCGCAAAGCGTGTCGGTGCAGCTATTGCTCAACATTGTCATCAACAGGGCATGCGCTTAGCCATACATTATCGAGAATCTGCCCAGCACGCTTCTACCTTATGTGCAAGTTTTAATCAACAACGCAAAAATTCGGCTATCGCATTAAAGGCTAACTTATGCGATACCGACAAATTGCAAGGCTTAATCGCACAGGTACTTGGCGAATGGGGCCAACTCGATGTTTTAATCAATAATGCTTCTAGCTTTTATCCAGTGCCTTTAGCCAAAGTAACATCTAAAGAATGGGAAGAATTGATGACGAGCAATTTAAAAGCCCCGTTTTTTTTATCCCAGCTGGCTGCCCCCCATCTCAAACAGCAAAAAGGTTGTATTATCAATCTCGTCGATATTCAAGCACGACGTCCCTTAAAGAATTATTCTGTGTACTGTATTGCTAAAGCTGGCTTAGTGATGCTCACAAAGAGCTTAGCCAAGGAATTAGGACCTGAGATTCGCGTCAATGCCATCGCACCGGGTATAGTATTGTGGCCAGATGACGAAACTGAATTTAATGAAGCTTTACGTGAAAAAATCATCGCCCGCAACGCCTTGAAGCGCGCCGGAACACCTCAAGACATTGCTAAAACAGCGGTTTTTTTAATTAACCACGCAGACTTTATCACTGGTCAAATTATCACTGTCGATGGCGGCCGTTCATTGGGATATTAG
- a CDS encoding class I SAM-dependent methyltransferase, with amino-acid sequence MIKIPLGLPVPTDALQAQSAMLCQLISDEISHEPLASISFARFMELALYEPKFGYYTAALDKFGKAGDFTTAPEISPLFARCIGRQCEQVLANLGQADILEIGAGTGQLAIDLLLFLEQEQSLPCTYKIFEISPTLKKRQQERLQQDIPHLFSLVEWLDEWPALPIKGVILANEVVDALPVHQYLWTEDCIQEVRVACEKHRFIYHLAPVDDLLISQLTQLQANYFSEIKIYQSEMCRRLPDWVGKLSCALDQGLALIIDYGFPAQEYYHPDRANGTLLCYYQHRAHADPLSLVGLQDITASVDFSSMAQAALQSGLKVAGFTSQAAFLLNNDLLPLTEKCYDEVSSMDVNRQVHLLTSPSEMGELIKVMGLTRNYEFFPLNGFKLYDKRMRL; translated from the coding sequence ATGATAAAAATACCGCTAGGTCTACCGGTTCCGACGGATGCATTGCAAGCACAAAGTGCTATGTTGTGTCAGTTGATTAGCGACGAAATAAGTCATGAGCCATTAGCCTCTATTAGTTTCGCACGATTTATGGAGTTAGCATTATACGAGCCAAAATTCGGATATTATACAGCGGCTTTAGATAAATTTGGGAAAGCAGGCGATTTCACTACCGCACCTGAGATTTCTCCATTATTTGCACGCTGCATCGGTCGACAGTGTGAACAAGTTTTGGCAAATTTAGGTCAGGCGGATATTTTAGAGATAGGAGCGGGCACTGGCCAACTAGCTATTGATTTATTGTTGTTCTTAGAACAAGAACAAAGCTTGCCTTGCACCTATAAGATTTTCGAAATTAGTCCAACACTTAAAAAGCGTCAACAAGAACGCTTGCAACAAGATATCCCTCATTTATTCTCGTTAGTAGAATGGTTAGACGAATGGCCAGCGCTGCCTATTAAAGGTGTAATTTTGGCTAATGAAGTGGTAGATGCATTACCGGTACATCAATATTTATGGACTGAAGATTGTATTCAAGAGGTGCGAGTTGCTTGTGAAAAACATCGATTTATTTATCATCTTGCTCCAGTAGATGACTTGCTAATAAGTCAATTAACTCAATTGCAGGCAAACTATTTTTCAGAGATAAAAATCTATCAATCAGAAATGTGCAGGCGACTCCCTGATTGGGTGGGCAAACTGAGTTGCGCTTTAGATCAGGGTTTGGCGTTAATTATCGATTATGGTTTTCCAGCGCAAGAATATTATCACCCCGATAGAGCGAACGGGACACTCCTGTGTTATTACCAACATCGTGCCCATGCTGATCCCTTAAGTTTAGTGGGTTTACAGGATATTACGGCCTCCGTGGATTTTAGCAGTATGGCACAAGCAGCACTTCAATCAGGTTTAAAAGTGGCTGGTTTCACCTCGCAAGCAGCGTTCTTGCTTAACAATGATTTGTTACCTTTAACAGAAAAATGTTATGATGAGGTATCCTCGATGGATGTTAACCGACAGGTGCATTTACTAACATCACCGAGTGAAATGGGAGAGCTTATTAAAGTGATGGGCTTGACCCGAAACTATGAGTTTTTCCCATTAAATGGATTTAAGTTATACGATAAACGGATGCGTTTATAG
- the icmQ gene encoding Dot/Icm secretion system protein IcmQ translates to MLQTEEEIQVALEIKKILDEGIVAGPWQSNLFLKGIKKKLEELRDNFVIKVGLDQHHEQTTNDLLAAGSCEHTEVYIALYQSQGCNMSKWQEVVVSLVNYTMGRPIYYNEADVQAAIRLNDRNLNHAYAVVKVHSDAILSDTTDLVRTDREGRKLISLREAAIQLKNIVRLVHATGQYKLVRNFLVKQN, encoded by the coding sequence ATGCTTCAGACTGAGGAAGAAATTCAAGTCGCTTTAGAAATAAAGAAAATATTAGACGAAGGAATAGTAGCGGGTCCGTGGCAATCCAATTTGTTTTTGAAAGGGATTAAGAAAAAACTCGAAGAGTTACGTGATAATTTTGTTATTAAAGTCGGTCTAGATCAACATCATGAGCAAACCACGAATGATTTGCTAGCAGCGGGTAGTTGTGAACATACCGAAGTGTATATTGCGCTTTATCAATCGCAAGGGTGCAATATGAGTAAATGGCAAGAAGTGGTGGTATCTTTAGTTAATTATACGATGGGACGGCCCATTTACTACAATGAAGCGGATGTACAAGCCGCAATACGTTTAAACGATAGAAATTTAAATCATGCCTACGCTGTAGTTAAAGTACATAGCGATGCTATTTTATCGGATACGACGGATTTAGTTCGTACCGATCGCGAAGGGCGCAAGTTAATTAGCTTGCGTGAAGCGGCGATACAGCTGAAGAATATTGTTCGCTTAGTGCATGCGACGGGACAATATAAATTGGTTAGAAATTTTTTAGTTAAGCAAAATTGA
- the icmP gene encoding type IVB secretion system coupling complex protein DotM/IcmP: MAAPPQQQQSGDNSLAPLWIVLCIFLLGWLLWAFFHTQIVACALQIKFWESRLISFALPSMWQLPLNIHRLIPADVPFPQLLDVSREVGNYLRYPIIVILVILALIIYFGHINLQFKRFYNMETLAEAERKNWPQISPVIKLDLIKEDIDKGPWAMALSPMQFAKKYQLLHEEKIISSMTMTAKKHNQRTVSIKREAAHHVFVMQCGEYWQGFHYLKPATKALFAVFAARANRDRDGALKLLLKIAESTANGRLDFSGADALLEKHKNNKLVQRVMHSHAYVLSVMASMLVLARKEGVLATADFLWLKPTDRLLWFMLNSVGRQTAFAEVSGPFAHWNVEQAMGRRLMVPMVEEAVNGLEAAIKDILYIPDSEEEG; this comes from the coding sequence ATGGCTGCTCCCCCACAACAACAGCAATCTGGAGATAATTCACTTGCTCCATTATGGATCGTTCTTTGTATCTTTCTTTTAGGATGGTTGCTATGGGCTTTTTTTCATACACAAATTGTTGCCTGTGCATTACAGATTAAATTCTGGGAGTCGCGTTTAATTTCATTTGCCTTGCCTTCCATGTGGCAACTTCCTTTAAATATTCATCGTCTAATTCCTGCAGACGTACCTTTTCCACAACTGCTAGATGTCAGCCGTGAAGTCGGCAATTACTTACGTTATCCGATCATCGTGATCCTTGTAATATTGGCGTTAATTATTTATTTTGGCCACATTAATTTACAATTTAAAAGATTTTATAATATGGAGACGCTTGCCGAAGCGGAAAGAAAAAATTGGCCACAAATTTCACCGGTCATTAAGCTGGATTTAATCAAAGAAGATATTGATAAAGGTCCTTGGGCAATGGCTTTATCACCGATGCAATTTGCCAAAAAATATCAATTATTACATGAAGAAAAAATTATTTCTTCCATGACGATGACTGCAAAAAAGCATAATCAAAGGACAGTGAGTATAAAAAGAGAGGCTGCGCATCACGTTTTTGTGATGCAGTGTGGAGAGTATTGGCAAGGTTTCCATTATTTAAAACCGGCAACCAAGGCATTATTTGCGGTATTTGCTGCTAGGGCTAATCGCGATCGTGATGGTGCATTGAAATTATTACTGAAAATCGCAGAATCGACAGCTAACGGACGGTTGGATTTTTCTGGGGCTGATGCCTTGTTAGAAAAACATAAAAATAATAAATTAGTCCAACGCGTGATGCATAGTCATGCTTATGTTTTATCGGTAATGGCCTCGATGCTGGTATTAGCAAGAAAAGAAGGAGTTTTAGCGACTGCAGATTTTTTGTGGCTTAAACCGACAGATAGATTATTGTGGTTTATGTTAAATTCTGTCGGCCGTCAAACCGCTTTTGCAGAAGTGAGTGGTCCATTTGCGCACTGGAATGTCGAGCAGGCGATGGGTAGAAGACTCATGGTTCCTATGGTAGAAGAAGCGGTGAATGGCCTGGAAGCTGCGATTAAAGACATACTTTATATTCCTGATTCTGAAGAAGAAGGGTGA
- a CDS encoding TraM recognition domain-containing protein — protein MVAIARGLEQKHEQDPRKLLRDTRTLSQRFVDFFKNPSAVTILLVGFASGAFFIPAIADVIFLLGILSFLYAYTRKTSLPFRMPQRSHKLDHNDLKAGSDKPQKARGICLFGNEISSGEELWFSNDDMRTHCLIFGSTGSGKTEALISLAFNALVQGSGFIYVDGKGDNSLFAKVFSMARSMGREDDILVVNFMTGARDIVGPQEKRLSNTMNPFANGSSSMLSQLVVSLMDSSSNTPDGDMWKGRAIVFVEALMKLLVYIRDQGGILLDVNVVRNYFELTRVENIVIDKIFPRDGQEPLSLMDIPEVVLEPITNYLINLPGYDKSKKGKQVSQVLEQHGFITMQLTRVFGSLADTYGHILRTNLAEVDLKDVVLNRRILLVLLPAFEKSPDELSNLGKVIIASLKAMLAAGLGEEVEGDYRDIIERKPTNALTPYLCVLDEYGYYAVPGFAVVPAQARSLGFSIVFAGQDLPAFQKASKEEAASIGANCNIKLCMKLEDPLETWDFFSKSAGEAWVTKVDAFQTRAESVMNNYADTRSASSEKRARIDLLDLKEQREGEAHILFKSKIIRARLFYANPRPVARMRLNQFLKVGLPTNRYLLDLQSRLQSFRLVTEKEQFLLKKLDESAIITKLSQTLSGQADLSPIQAALPALLALDESAENSSEQETLGEETASLPANELNIFTPLTATPQLVSLMMVDNPDQFNAAFLKRSVIQKQVAVIEKVSGKFEKHANSIATEIVQDMAIATHYPPALHHILPGVEVAKDVDKLLSAIKQAQAAREEKS, from the coding sequence ATGGTAGCTATAGCACGTGGTTTAGAACAAAAACACGAACAAGATCCGCGTAAGTTATTACGCGATACACGTACGCTATCGCAGCGTTTTGTCGATTTTTTCAAAAATCCTTCAGCAGTGACTATTTTACTCGTAGGTTTTGCTTCAGGCGCATTTTTTATTCCAGCAATTGCCGACGTTATTTTTTTATTGGGTATTCTATCTTTTCTTTACGCCTATACACGTAAAACTAGTTTGCCGTTTCGCATGCCGCAACGTTCGCATAAATTAGATCACAATGATTTAAAAGCCGGAAGTGATAAACCACAAAAAGCACGTGGTATTTGTTTGTTTGGTAATGAAATATCCAGTGGTGAGGAATTGTGGTTTAGCAACGATGACATGCGCACGCACTGTTTAATTTTTGGTTCCACCGGAAGTGGTAAAACCGAAGCATTAATATCATTGGCTTTCAATGCATTGGTACAGGGTAGTGGTTTTATTTATGTCGATGGAAAGGGAGATAACAGTTTATTTGCTAAAGTTTTCTCTATGGCCCGTTCAATGGGGCGTGAAGACGATATTCTGGTCGTTAATTTCATGACCGGTGCACGGGATATTGTCGGACCGCAAGAAAAACGCTTGTCAAATACGATGAATCCCTTTGCTAATGGTTCTTCGAGTATGTTATCGCAGCTCGTTGTCAGTTTAATGGATAGTAGTAGTAATACTCCCGATGGGGATATGTGGAAAGGTAGAGCGATAGTATTCGTTGAAGCCTTAATGAAATTATTGGTTTATATTCGTGATCAAGGTGGAATTTTATTAGATGTTAACGTCGTGCGTAATTATTTTGAGTTAACACGCGTAGAAAATATTGTTATCGATAAAATATTCCCGCGCGATGGCCAAGAGCCTTTAAGCTTGATGGATATACCCGAAGTCGTATTAGAGCCGATTACTAATTATCTGATTAATTTACCGGGCTATGATAAATCCAAAAAAGGAAAACAAGTCTCACAAGTATTAGAGCAGCATGGTTTTATTACCATGCAGTTAACCCGAGTGTTTGGATCCCTAGCTGATACCTACGGTCATATTTTACGAACTAATTTGGCAGAAGTGGATTTAAAAGATGTGGTTTTAAATCGTCGTATACTCTTAGTGTTACTGCCGGCTTTTGAGAAATCCCCTGATGAGTTATCTAATTTAGGTAAAGTGATTATTGCTTCCTTAAAGGCTATGTTAGCCGCAGGTTTAGGTGAGGAAGTGGAAGGAGATTACCGCGATATTATTGAACGTAAGCCCACCAATGCGTTAACCCCGTATTTATGTGTACTTGATGAATATGGTTATTACGCAGTCCCTGGATTTGCAGTGGTTCCTGCGCAAGCACGGTCTTTAGGATTTTCCATTGTTTTCGCAGGCCAAGATTTACCCGCCTTTCAAAAAGCTTCTAAAGAAGAAGCGGCATCGATAGGTGCAAACTGTAATATAAAACTTTGTATGAAATTGGAAGATCCATTAGAAACTTGGGATTTCTTTTCCAAAAGTGCCGGCGAAGCATGGGTCACTAAAGTCGATGCTTTTCAAACACGTGCAGAAAGTGTAATGAATAATTATGCGGATACACGCAGTGCTTCTTCAGAAAAACGCGCACGTATCGATTTGCTCGATTTAAAAGAACAACGAGAAGGTGAAGCACATATTTTGTTTAAATCTAAGATTATTCGAGCACGATTATTTTATGCAAACCCACGGCCGGTGGCGCGCATGCGCCTGAATCAATTTTTGAAAGTGGGTCTGCCGACTAATCGCTATTTGTTAGATTTGCAATCACGCCTGCAAAGTTTTCGCTTAGTGACTGAGAAAGAACAATTTTTACTCAAAAAACTCGATGAGTCAGCCATTATTACCAAGTTGTCACAAACTTTATCTGGGCAAGCTGATCTCAGCCCCATTCAGGCGGCGCTGCCCGCTTTATTGGCCTTAGATGAGTCCGCAGAAAACAGTAGCGAACAGGAAACTCTTGGAGAGGAAACAGCATCATTACCTGCAAATGAACTGAATATATTCACTCCTTTAACTGCGACACCGCAATTAGTGAGTCTGATGATGGTAGATAATCCGGATCAATTTAACGCGGCATTTCTAAAACGTTCTGTAATACAAAAACAAGTTGCGGTGATAGAAAAAGTATCGGGTAAATTTGAAAAACATGCCAACAGTATCGCTACAGAAATTGTTCAGGATATGGCGATTGCGACACATTATCCGCCTGCGTTGCATCATATCTTGCCAGGAGTGGAAGTGGCAAAGGATGTAGACAAATTGCTGTCAGCTATTAAACAGGCGCAAGCAGCACGTGAAGAAAAGTCATAA
- a CDS encoding OmpA family protein, which translates to MKNRIFLLFSFLLLVACASTPKKPLSPAVQQTNLLSAISEGGVRRLEVGDELRLILPNNCFFIKGTARLKVSAYPTLTKLVTLLNQRKNLGIDVMTFTPTPDLQQETSDLAKQQALAIEDYLLDHGLSTRIIVARAWERNDKSDERGVRFDGDQPQILSTEIRTRHLLPEDSE; encoded by the coding sequence ATGAAAAATCGAATTTTTTTATTATTTAGTTTTTTGTTGCTTGTCGCGTGTGCGAGCACACCCAAAAAACCGCTCAGCCCAGCTGTGCAACAGACTAATTTGTTAAGCGCTATTAGTGAAGGCGGTGTTCGTAGGTTGGAAGTGGGTGATGAATTAAGATTAATTCTTCCAAATAACTGTTTTTTTATTAAAGGAACTGCTCGACTAAAAGTCAGCGCTTATCCTACATTAACTAAGCTAGTTACTTTGCTTAATCAAAGAAAAAATTTGGGTATTGATGTGATGACGTTTACACCAACGCCCGATTTACAACAAGAAACATCAGATTTAGCCAAACAACAGGCCTTAGCTATCGAGGACTATTTGTTAGACCATGGTTTAAGTACACGAATTATTGTGGCTAGAGCATGGGAAAGAAATGATAAAAGCGATGAACGAGGGGTGAGGTTTGACGGAGATCAACCTCAAATCTTATCCACCGAGATAAGAACCCGCCATTTACTTCCAGAAGATAGTGAGTGA
- a CDS encoding type IVB secretion system apparatus protein IcmL/DotI, which produces MNEDALQVVKLRNEFYRDNYRKVVAALISSFFVMLILAGALFYIVTHPPEPRYVAMTPDGRIVPLVAFTHPNLSNAAVLEWSNTAATAAYSYNFVNYRQALQQAADYFTPEGKQMFFAAIKSSNNLQAVISKKLIVSAVATGVPVILEQGLLADRYTWKVQIPMLITFQSASQFSQQAVTITMLIVRVSTLTSPRGIGIAQFIVSGGGGITG; this is translated from the coding sequence ATGAATGAAGATGCCTTACAAGTCGTTAAATTACGTAACGAATTTTATCGGGATAATTATAGAAAAGTTGTCGCCGCTTTAATATCCAGTTTTTTCGTTATGTTGATTTTAGCGGGCGCATTATTTTATATCGTTACACATCCACCTGAACCACGTTATGTTGCAATGACCCCTGATGGTCGTATTGTCCCTTTGGTGGCTTTTACACACCCGAATTTAAGTAATGCTGCCGTATTGGAATGGTCTAATACCGCGGCTACCGCAGCCTATAGTTATAACTTTGTAAATTATCGACAAGCATTACAACAAGCCGCCGATTATTTTACGCCAGAAGGAAAACAAATGTTTTTTGCGGCAATAAAGAGCTCGAATAACTTGCAAGCTGTGATCAGCAAAAAATTAATTGTTTCTGCTGTGGCGACGGGTGTTCCGGTCATATTAGAACAAGGCTTATTAGCGGATCGTTATACCTGGAAAGTGCAAATTCCGATGTTGATTACTTTCCAAAGTGCCAGTCAATTTTCTCAGCAAGCAGTGACAATCACGATGTTGATTGTTCGTGTTTCGACATTAACATCGCCACGTGGTATCGGTATTGCACAATTTATTGTATCGGGAGGCGGGGGTATAACCGGTTAA
- a CDS encoding DotH/IcmK family type IV secretion protein has product MAAAENFVKQDSPPSKSSDVVNDNDKDSVSIQALNKAAFGTMAQTMLPMSPEQIKRLRELFNQTQAAAVTTPGTPPRPTISSQYVKLEPGATPTVIRLAEGYVTTLAFLDSTGQPWPVDNYDIGNPQAFNIQWDKKSNLLMIQATSLYNVGNLAVQLRGLETPVMVTLISGQKAVDYRIDLRIPGNGPNAKALLGRNLPQSADPELLNILEGVPPAGNSALKISGGLAQVWLVGDHLYVRTRLTLISPAWIATMSSPDGMKAYEMPKTPLILGFEDGQSIQLKVEGF; this is encoded by the coding sequence ATGGCAGCTGCAGAAAATTTTGTTAAACAAGACTCACCTCCTAGCAAATCATCAGACGTTGTTAATGATAACGATAAAGATTCAGTCTCAATTCAAGCGCTGAATAAAGCTGCGTTTGGAACAATGGCACAAACGATGTTGCCGATGTCGCCGGAGCAAATAAAACGCTTAAGAGAACTTTTCAATCAAACACAAGCAGCAGCGGTCACGACACCTGGTACGCCTCCACGTCCCACTATTTCATCTCAATATGTGAAATTAGAACCCGGCGCTACTCCCACGGTTATTCGTTTAGCGGAAGGTTATGTAACGACACTCGCATTTCTTGATTCCACAGGCCAACCCTGGCCTGTGGATAATTATGATATCGGTAATCCACAAGCCTTTAATATTCAATGGGATAAAAAAAGTAATCTGTTGATGATACAAGCGACTTCTTTATACAACGTTGGAAATCTTGCTGTGCAGTTACGCGGTTTAGAAACTCCGGTGATGGTGACGCTTATATCTGGGCAAAAAGCAGTAGATTATCGTATTGATTTACGTATTCCCGGTAATGGTCCTAATGCAAAAGCGCTCTTAGGAAGAAATCTACCGCAAAGCGCTGATCCTGAGCTATTAAATATTTTAGAAGGTGTTCCGCCCGCAGGGAATTCCGCCTTAAAAATTTCCGGTGGCCTCGCTCAAGTTTGGTTAGTTGGCGATCATCTTTACGTGCGCACGCGTTTAACCTTAATTTCACCCGCCTGGATTGCAACAATGTCGAGTCCAGATGGTATGAAGGCCTATGAAATGCCTAAAACACCTCTTATCTTGGGTTTTGAAGATGGACAGTCTATCCAATTAAAAGTTGAAGGGTTTTAA
- a CDS encoding TrbI/VirB10 family protein has protein sequence MKLQLQNIANLFKNIRTRSIIIVTGCILVFGFLYGYLHLTHKKTGDTSIQLKDSPDIQSVPGGLTQSPSADYQRLQAQQNREQAAIAEKTGASSIPTLLDSNQFNQNQIGQSINGNSPCPMMNNGCSPCDACAKYMAGAGIQSTTPLISSLQPSQLKSGTLIYDIQGKVIGHLGVDGKVRDGNGQIIGQVGPDGLVRSEDGTVIGSAAVPATGDPVYDVAGRLIGTVGRDGKVRDAKGRVIGIVGPDGIVRSLKGAVIGKVVVPKASIVIPAYDKKGHLIGTVDADGKLKDANGHVIGEVDADGTVRNAEGDVIGKTGVNMAGAPVYDPEGHLLGTIGTDGKLRDAAGNVIGEVDANGVVRNSAGKIIGHAYLKGTHEKRQAIPGTPVYDRQGKLLGTLDSDGEVRNAQGKVIGKLDSDGLVRGLHNEIIGELGATAPGTPVYDGQGHLVGTVGSDGIVRDVQGKALGKLSADGIVRDRQGNPIGSITPPHKNNNIPLASTTNSDNVTNAAVSLLPDNSNKPNPELQSILDRQAQQISAQKADQLQQQMQSSMSTQASQLFAAWVSPNQQYVTGTPDLNRLGAGLGGALSGSPARAIAPAVKAGTIMYAVLLTAVNSDEPGPVLAEIVQGKFKGARIMGTLSNQGQKVLLSFNTLTLPKLSESVAINSVAIDENTARTALSSDTNNHYWLRYGTLFASAFIQGYGQSFINSAPNYYFSLIPPGPGPNPQPEKNLLSPRDRIFVGLGQVGLQYSSALRNVFNTPPTVKVFSGTPMGILFLSDLAALPTS, from the coding sequence ATGAAACTTCAATTACAAAATATTGCCAATTTATTTAAAAATATACGTACGCGTAGTATTATTATCGTAACAGGTTGCATACTTGTATTCGGTTTTTTGTATGGCTATCTCCATCTTACACATAAAAAAACCGGAGATACTTCAATCCAATTGAAAGATTCTCCTGATATCCAATCCGTTCCGGGTGGTTTAACGCAATCTCCTTCTGCCGACTATCAACGTTTACAAGCACAACAAAATCGTGAGCAAGCCGCTATAGCCGAAAAAACCGGTGCTAGTTCTATCCCAACCTTATTGGATTCTAATCAATTCAATCAAAATCAAATCGGACAGAGCATTAATGGCAACTCGCCTTGTCCAATGATGAATAATGGTTGTTCGCCGTGCGATGCCTGTGCAAAATATATGGCAGGTGCGGGCATACAGTCGACAACACCCTTGATATCTTCTTTACAGCCCAGCCAATTGAAATCGGGAACCTTAATCTACGATATACAAGGAAAAGTTATTGGACATCTGGGTGTTGACGGCAAAGTAAGAGATGGTAATGGGCAAATAATAGGACAAGTAGGGCCCGATGGTTTAGTTCGATCTGAAGATGGCACCGTGATAGGGAGTGCTGCGGTCCCTGCTACGGGAGATCCAGTTTATGATGTGGCCGGGCGTTTAATAGGTACGGTAGGTCGAGATGGAAAAGTGAGAGATGCAAAAGGTCGCGTTATTGGCATAGTCGGTCCTGATGGTATTGTACGTAGTCTAAAAGGCGCAGTGATTGGTAAAGTAGTTGTCCCTAAAGCCAGTATTGTTATCCCCGCTTATGATAAAAAAGGCCATCTCATTGGTACAGTGGATGCCGATGGTAAATTAAAAGATGCCAATGGTCATGTTATTGGTGAAGTGGATGCTGATGGTACTGTGCGTAATGCTGAGGGTGATGTTATCGGTAAAACCGGTGTTAATATGGCCGGCGCTCCGGTTTATGATCCTGAAGGTCATTTGCTGGGTACTATCGGTACTGACGGTAAGTTAAGAGATGCAGCAGGAAATGTTATCGGTGAAGTTGATGCAAATGGTGTGGTGCGTAATTCTGCTGGAAAAATTATTGGACATGCCTATTTAAAGGGAACGCATGAAAAAAGACAGGCTATTCCAGGCACGCCCGTTTATGACCGACAGGGCAAATTATTAGGGACGCTGGATAGCGACGGTGAAGTACGAAATGCACAAGGAAAGGTGATTGGTAAGTTAGATAGCGATGGTTTGGTACGTGGATTACATAATGAAATTATTGGAGAACTTGGCGCAACCGCACCTGGCACGCCGGTGTATGATGGTCAAGGTCACCTCGTTGGAACGGTGGGTAGCGATGGCATTGTTAGGGATGTACAAGGTAAAGCATTAGGAAAATTAAGTGCTGATGGAATTGTTCGCGATAGGCAAGGCAATCCGATTGGCAGCATTACACCGCCACATAAAAATAATAATATTCCTTTAGCGTCAACAACCAATAGTGATAATGTAACTAATGCTGCTGTGAGCTTACTTCCTGATAATTCAAATAAACCCAATCCAGAACTACAAAGCATTTTAGATAGACAAGCGCAACAAATTTCAGCTCAGAAAGCCGATCAATTACAACAACAAATGCAGAGTTCGATGAGTACCCAAGCCAGTCAACTTTTTGCAGCTTGGGTTTCACCTAATCAACAATATGTGACAGGAACTCCAGACTTAAATCGTCTTGGGGCGGGTTTAGGTGGCGCTTTGTCTGGATCTCCAGCACGCGCCATAGCCCCTGCAGTAAAAGCTGGGACGATTATGTATGCAGTACTTTTAACGGCGGTTAATAGTGATGAACCAGGTCCGGTACTCGCTGAGATAGTACAAGGTAAATTTAAAGGTGCTCGTATAATGGGTACTTTAAGTAATCAAGGCCAAAAGGTTTTACTTTCCTTTAATACCTTAACACTACCTAAATTATCCGAAAGTGTTGCAATTAATAGCGTTGCGATTGATGAGAATACCGCTCGTACCGCTCTATCCAGCGACACCAATAATCATTATTGGTTGCGTTATGGGACATTATTTGCTTCCGCTTTCATCCAAGGTTATGGACAATCCTTTATTAATTCAGCGCCAAATTATTATTTTTCATTGATTCCTCCAGGACCGGGACCCAATCCACAGCCGGAGAAAAATCTTTTATCCCCACGGGATAGAATTTTTGTCGGTTTAGGTCAAGTGGGTCTGCAATATTCATCGGCATTAAGAAATGTATTCAATACACCACCGACAGTGAAGGTTTTTTCGGGAACACCGATGGGGATATTATTCCTTTCTGATTTAGCGGCATTACCGACAAGTTAA